A window from Clostridia bacterium encodes these proteins:
- a CDS encoding QueT transporter family protein, with protein MNIYKVSRIVFIAVIYLVLTLAFAPLSYGPIQVRFAEALTILPYLIPEGIWGLFLGCLLANFFSWLGPLDLIFGSLATLAAAILTRKMPHPFLAPLPPVLINAVVVAAILKYVLGHPFLLSMLYIGGGELLACYFLGLPLLFALRKIIK; from the coding sequence ATGAATATTTATAAAGTTAGTAGAATAGTTTTTATTGCGGTAATTTATTTGGTGTTAACACTCGCTTTTGCACCTTTAAGTTATGGACCAATTCAAGTTCGTTTTGCAGAAGCCCTTACTATTTTACCCTATTTAATTCCGGAAGGAATTTGGGGACTTTTTTTAGGCTGTTTATTGGCGAATTTCTTCAGTTGGTTAGGTCCGTTAGATTTAATTTTTGGTAGTTTAGCTACTTTAGCAGCGGCAATTTTAACTAGAAAAATGCCGCATCCTTTTTTAGCTCCTTTACCACCAGTGCTAATTAATGCGGTTGTCGTCGCCGCTATTTTAAAATATGTTTTGGGGCATCCTTTTTTATTGAGTATGCTTTATATAGGTGGTGGAGAACTCCTAGCCTGTTATTTTTTAGGGCTTCCTTTATTATTTGCTTTGCGAAAAATAATTAAATAA
- a CDS encoding GGDEF domain-containing protein, giving the protein MSLAKRTNNNNFILAFLRLMVCILFLPCFFLIDRQLPPLLYLLGLILLIYALLIFLTYQLDTFFYLPEPLTVFLDLLFISLFIYHAQHYFLVFSLFFTFPIVALAFQNKTKSTYFTTLLACTSLILISKKQGLILQPILTQIIILLILACFALTLSRNFHQSCFILANLDTLTKVHNRRFFNQNLHLLIKRNIPFSLILLDLDNFKQLNDLAGHHAGDQILKLTAQLMKKFTRNSDIVARYGGDEFAIILPKTNKEKSKLIATRIRNNIIVHPQIIAYPSLGISVGIAAFPQDGQSAETIIQKADEALYTAKARGKNYVYTC; this is encoded by the coding sequence ATGTCTCTGGCAAAGCGTACAAACAATAATAATTTTATCTTAGCCTTTTTACGTTTAATGGTTTGTATTCTTTTTTTACCCTGTTTTTTCTTAATTGATCGCCAGTTACCTCCGCTTCTTTATCTTTTGGGCTTAATACTGCTGATTTACGCTCTACTCATTTTTTTAACTTATCAATTAGATACCTTTTTTTATCTACCAGAACCCCTTACAGTATTTCTAGATTTACTCTTCATTAGTCTTTTTATTTACCATGCCCAACATTACTTTTTAGTTTTTTCACTTTTTTTTACTTTTCCAATTGTAGCTTTAGCCTTTCAAAATAAAACAAAGAGTACCTATTTTACAACCCTACTAGCATGTACAAGCCTAATTCTAATCAGTAAAAAACAAGGACTTATCCTCCAGCCAATACTTACTCAAATAATTATCCTCCTGATTTTAGCCTGCTTTGCATTAACCTTGTCCCGAAATTTTCATCAATCCTGTTTTATTTTAGCCAATCTAGACACCCTTACTAAAGTACATAACCGCCGTTTTTTTAATCAAAATCTGCACCTATTAATCAAAAGAAACATCCCCTTTTCCTTGATTCTATTAGACTTAGATAATTTTAAACAATTGAATGATCTAGCAGGTCACCATGCTGGTGATCAAATCCTGAAATTAACCGCCCAATTAATGAAAAAATTCACCAGAAATTCCGATATTGTCGCCCGCTATGGTGGTGATGAATTTGCCATTATTTTACCAAAAACCAATAAAGAAAAAAGCAAACTCATCGCTACTAGAATTCGTAACAACATTATTGTTCACCCCCAAATTATTGCTTATCCTTCCTTAGGTATCTCCGTGGGTATTGCCGCCTTTCCACAAGATGGCCAAAGTGCAGAAACAATTATTCAAAAAGCTGATGAAGCATTATATACGGCAAAAGCAAGAGGCAAAAACTATGTTTATACTTGCTGA